A window of Verrucomicrobiota bacterium contains these coding sequences:
- a CDS encoding IS4 family transposase — protein sequence MALAGPVVRLIHVGQMRRRVFTAATTFWLFLSQVLGPARACPARSGVRNAQAWLTQTDLSPSTSAYCQARARLSQTMLDKLLAHLVDQLPHHGGARWMGRLVTVVDGTTLSMPDTPDNQRAYPQSSRQRPGCGFPTMRLAALFSLATGALVGVASGSLHVHERTLWRGLWPLMENGSVVLADRGFCGFADYCLLLERGVDAVMRLHARRSTGVRTLARLAPGDWLVEWKKTNICPKWMSTPQWRALPDVLRVRHIRVPVAVAGFRTRVLTLATTILDAKAYPAPCFADLYRRRWMAELFLRDIKITMGMDI from the coding sequence GTGGCGCTGGCCGGCCCCGTGGTCCGATTGATCCACGTCGGCCAGATGCGCCGACGCGTCTTCACCGCGGCAACCACCTTCTGGCTCTTTCTGTCGCAAGTGCTCGGCCCCGCCCGCGCCTGCCCCGCTCGGAGCGGGGTACGCAACGCCCAAGCCTGGCTCACCCAGACCGACCTGTCGCCCAGCACCTCGGCCTATTGTCAGGCCCGGGCGCGTCTGTCGCAAACGATGCTCGACAAACTGTTGGCCCACCTCGTGGACCAGTTGCCTCACCACGGCGGCGCGCGTTGGATGGGGCGCCTCGTCACCGTGGTCGACGGAACCACCCTGTCGATGCCCGACACGCCCGACAATCAGCGTGCGTATCCACAATCGTCGCGCCAACGGCCCGGGTGTGGGTTCCCCACTATGCGTCTGGCGGCCCTGTTCTCTCTGGCCACCGGGGCTCTCGTGGGTGTGGCGAGCGGATCGCTGCACGTTCATGAACGCACGCTGTGGCGTGGTCTGTGGCCCCTGATGGAGAACGGCAGTGTCGTGCTGGCCGATCGCGGCTTCTGCGGGTTCGCCGACTACTGCCTGCTGCTCGAACGCGGCGTCGATGCCGTCATGCGGCTCCACGCGCGACGCAGCACGGGCGTGCGAACCCTCGCCCGGCTGGCCCCCGGCGACTGGCTCGTCGAGTGGAAGAAAACAAACATCTGCCCCAAGTGGATGAGCACTCCCCAGTGGCGTGCGTTGCCCGACGTGCTGCGCGTGCGCCATATCCGAGTGCCGGTGGCCGTCGCGGGCTTCCGGACCCGCGTGCTGACTCTGGCAACAACCATCCTGGACGCCAAGGCCTATCCGGCCCCGTGTTTTGCCGACCTGTATCGCCGGCGCTGGATGGCCGAGCTGTTCCTGCGCGACATCAAGATCACCATGGGCATGGACATC
- a CDS encoding flavodoxin family protein — translation MKILVFNSSPRKERGMTAALLGPFLDGAKEAGAEIELVYVADLKVKPCLGCFYCWLKTPGRCVQKDDMAGVLEKVVGSDVLVLGTPLYVDGMTGTMKMMLDRFIPLALPFFELVDGRTRHPGRYGRHDARVVLVSVSGFPEVENFSGLIEHVKAICANMHGAFAGAVLRPGAPLIPFLKQQGVPVEDAFDAAREAGRQLVRDGAMSPGTLAAVSRDLAPREAIHQGANAYFKQVLEIRDRHEWH, via the coding sequence ATGAAGATCCTCGTGTTCAACAGCAGTCCGCGCAAGGAGCGCGGCATGACGGCGGCCCTCCTCGGCCCGTTTCTCGATGGGGCGAAGGAGGCCGGCGCTGAAATCGAGCTGGTCTACGTCGCCGACCTCAAGGTCAAGCCGTGCCTCGGCTGTTTCTACTGCTGGCTCAAGACGCCGGGCCGATGCGTGCAGAAAGACGATATGGCCGGCGTGCTGGAGAAGGTCGTCGGCTCCGACGTGCTCGTGCTCGGAACGCCGCTCTACGTTGACGGGATGACGGGCACGATGAAGATGATGCTCGACCGGTTCATCCCGCTGGCGCTGCCGTTCTTCGAGCTCGTCGATGGCCGCACGCGCCACCCTGGCCGTTACGGGCGGCACGACGCGCGCGTCGTCCTTGTGTCGGTCAGCGGCTTCCCGGAGGTGGAGAACTTCAGCGGGCTCATCGAGCACGTCAAGGCGATCTGTGCCAACATGCACGGTGCGTTCGCCGGGGCCGTTCTGCGGCCCGGCGCGCCGCTCATCCCGTTCCTCAAGCAGCAAGGCGTGCCCGTCGAGGACGCGTTCGACGCCGCGCGCGAGGCCGGCCGCCAGCTCGTGCGTGACGGTGCAATGTCGCCCGGTACGCTCGCCGCCGTCTCCCGTGACCTCGCTCCGCGCGAAGCCATCCACCAAGGCGCCAACGCCTACTTCAAGCAAGTCCTCGAAATTAGGGACAGGCACGAATGGCACTAA
- a CDS encoding bacterioferritin — translation MNKKVIDLLNKARASELTAISQYMLHHYELEDTDFGKLAKVLKKTGIEEMKHAEKLAERILFLGGTPTTEPDGKSKKGQEIAKLLETDIALETGAVKMYNESANACAAEKDQVSKQLFEELLAEEEAHLDEFQNIKRHVDQLGAAYLATLTGEGE, via the coding sequence ATGAACAAGAAAGTCATCGATCTGCTCAACAAGGCCCGGGCGAGTGAGCTGACGGCAATCTCGCAGTACATGCTCCATCACTACGAGCTTGAGGACACCGACTTCGGCAAACTGGCCAAGGTGCTCAAGAAAACGGGCATCGAGGAGATGAAGCACGCCGAGAAGCTGGCCGAACGCATCCTGTTCCTGGGAGGTACGCCGACGACCGAGCCCGACGGCAAGTCGAAGAAGGGCCAGGAGATCGCCAAGCTGCTCGAAACCGATATCGCGCTCGAGACCGGCGCGGTCAAGATGTACAACGAGTCGGCCAACGCCTGCGCTGCCGAGAAGGACCAGGTTTCCAAGCAGTTGTTCGAGGAGCTGCTCGCCGAGGAGGAAGCCCACCTCGACGAGTTCCAGAACATCAAGCGCCACGTTGATCAGCTCGGTGCCGCCTACCTCGCTACGCTCACGGGCGAAGGCGAGTAG
- a CDS encoding Gfo/Idh/MocA family oxidoreductase: MGIRIGMVGLGHFGKEFVRLFRDHPGVDKIALCDAGADRPADCAQESGIAETYTGLDEICRSDLDVLVIVAQHCMHVEHVMQALDAGEHVSNGVLPACATEGDNIGDKCGSLVEHVRCTGLTCMLGATTSFRAETVHCRRRAAVGNFGRSVYSEGEYIHDWSHGLHDVYRRRSGRSFGLDMPSDLPSA, from the coding sequence ATGGGTATCAGGATCGGCATGGTTGGCCTGGGCCACTTCGGCAAGGAGTTCGTCCGGCTCTTCCGCGATCACCCGGGGGTCGACAAGATCGCCCTGTGCGATGCAGGTGCCGACCGCCCTGCAGACTGCGCCCAGGAGTCCGGCATCGCGGAGACGTACACGGGCCTCGACGAGATCTGCCGCTCCGATCTCGACGTGCTTGTCATCGTCGCCCAGCACTGTATGCACGTCGAGCACGTGATGCAGGCGCTCGACGCCGGCGAGCACGTCTCGAACGGCGTTCTGCCCGCCTGTGCGACGGAGGGCGACAACATCGGCGACAAGTGCGGGTCTCTCGTCGAGCATGTGAGATGTACTGGGCTGACCTGCATGCTCGGCGCGACGACCTCGTTCCGGGCCGAGACGGTCCACTGCAGGCGGCGGGCGGCGGTGGGCAACTTCGGCCGCTCTGTCTACAGCGAGGGCGAGTATATCCACGACTGGTCGCACGGCCTGCACGACGTCTACCGCAGACGCTCGGGCAGGTCCTTTGGGCTCGATATGCCTAGCGACCTGCCGTCAGCGTAG
- a CDS encoding HEAT repeat domain-containing protein, protein MQEIKARLASPGREAWAALVALGHLSSNEATELLRETATHPDWRYRRLAMVAMGDHPRTTDLGLMIMRALDDPSPHVVRAACEAAARLSLSATHDKVLRLLASGDKETRLAALTGLSELWEPTDFFMVLHVFRADREERIRREAAWVLCTNADATTWERLFSEWRHDPLPRHRVWACRLTARLGAPKHVAALEVFFNDRDRHVRKAARAAMDTLTAR, encoded by the coding sequence GTGCAGGAGATCAAAGCCCGTCTAGCCAGCCCTGGTCGGGAGGCATGGGCTGCTCTTGTCGCGCTGGGGCACCTTTCCAGCAACGAGGCCACCGAGCTTCTTAGGGAGACCGCGACCCATCCCGATTGGCGCTACAGGCGCTTGGCCATGGTGGCGATGGGCGATCACCCAAGAACAACCGATCTCGGGTTGATGATTATGAGGGCCCTCGACGATCCGTCCCCCCATGTCGTCCGAGCTGCATGCGAAGCCGCCGCTCGTCTGTCGCTGTCGGCCACTCATGACAAGGTGCTGCGTCTGCTCGCGTCTGGCGACAAGGAGACCCGTCTGGCGGCGCTGACCGGGCTCTCCGAGCTGTGGGAACCGACTGACTTCTTCATGGTCCTGCACGTGTTCCGAGCAGACAGGGAAGAACGCATCCGACGGGAAGCAGCCTGGGTCCTCTGTACAAACGCGGACGCAACGACGTGGGAGAGGCTATTCAGTGAGTGGCGTCATGACCCATTGCCCCGGCACCGAGTCTGGGCGTGCAGACTGACGGCCCGACTCGGTGCGCCAAAGCACGTTGCTGCGCTGGAGGTGTTTTTCAACGACAGGGACAGACACGTGCGCAAGGCAGCCAGAGCAGCCATGGATACTCTGACTGCTCGTTGA
- a CDS encoding proline--tRNA ligase encodes MKGITSRSEDYSRWYTDVVQKAEMADYSPVKGCMIIRPYGYAIWEGIQRTLDAEIKATGHQNAYFPLFIPESFLKKEAQHVEGFAPECAVVTHGGGAELEEPLYVRPTSETIMYSMFAKWINSYRDLPLLINQWANIVRWEMRTRLFLRTTEFLWQEGHTAHATAEEAQEETLRMLEVYRAFVEDVLAVPVLVGEKSAIERFAGAVSTYTIEAMMQDKKALQCGTSHNLGQNFSKPFEVTYQTRQGQLEYVWQTSWGVSTRLVGALVMAHADDQGLVLPPRIAPISVVIVPIYRDPDARVKTVAMAQQIKESLGSKLAVKVDDRDEHTPGWKFNEWELKGVPVRLEIGPKDLEKNQVVLVRRDTGEKTPVNRNLVASRVPAVLDEIQHAVYEKALKFREANTITVDTLDQLVEVMEAGCFARCHWGGNGTEAEEVIKQKTKATLRCIPFNEPDEPGACIVTGKPSQKRVIFAKAY; translated from the coding sequence ATGAAGGGTATCACGAGCCGATCGGAAGACTACTCGCGTTGGTATACAGACGTCGTGCAGAAGGCCGAGATGGCCGACTACTCGCCCGTCAAGGGCTGCATGATCATCCGCCCGTATGGCTACGCGATCTGGGAGGGCATCCAACGCACGCTTGACGCCGAGATCAAGGCGACCGGCCACCAGAACGCTTACTTCCCGCTGTTCATCCCGGAGAGCTTCCTCAAGAAGGAGGCCCAGCACGTCGAGGGCTTCGCGCCCGAATGCGCGGTGGTCACGCACGGCGGCGGCGCCGAGCTCGAGGAGCCGCTCTACGTGCGCCCGACGTCCGAGACGATCATGTACAGCATGTTTGCCAAGTGGATCAACTCGTACCGCGACCTCCCGCTGCTCATCAACCAGTGGGCCAACATCGTGCGCTGGGAGATGCGCACGCGCCTGTTCCTGCGCACGACCGAGTTCCTCTGGCAAGAAGGCCACACGGCCCACGCCACCGCCGAGGAGGCGCAGGAGGAGACGCTGCGCATGCTCGAGGTGTACCGCGCGTTCGTCGAGGACGTGCTCGCCGTCCCCGTACTCGTCGGCGAGAAGAGCGCCATTGAGCGCTTCGCCGGCGCCGTGAGCACGTACACGATCGAAGCCATGATGCAGGACAAGAAGGCGCTCCAGTGCGGCACCTCGCACAACCTGGGTCAGAACTTCTCCAAGCCGTTCGAGGTCACCTACCAGACACGCCAGGGCCAGCTCGAATACGTCTGGCAGACGAGCTGGGGCGTGAGCACGCGGCTCGTCGGCGCGCTTGTTATGGCGCACGCCGATGACCAGGGCCTTGTGCTCCCGCCGCGCATCGCGCCGATCAGTGTCGTCATCGTCCCCATCTACCGCGACCCCGACGCGCGCGTGAAGACCGTTGCCATGGCCCAGCAGATCAAGGAGTCGCTCGGATCGAAGCTCGCCGTCAAGGTTGACGACCGCGACGAGCACACGCCGGGCTGGAAGTTCAATGAGTGGGAGCTCAAGGGCGTGCCCGTGCGCCTGGAGATCGGCCCGAAAGACCTCGAGAAGAACCAGGTCGTCCTCGTGCGCCGCGACACCGGCGAGAAGACGCCCGTCAACCGCAACCTCGTCGCGAGCCGCGTACCCGCCGTCCTCGATGAGATCCAGCACGCCGTGTATGAGAAGGCCCTCAAGTTCCGCGAGGCGAACACGATCACCGTCGATACCCTCGACCAGCTTGTCGAGGTCATGGAGGCCGGCTGCTTCGCCCGCTGCCACTGGGGCGGTAACGGCACCGAAGCCGAGGAAGTCATCAAGCAGAAGACGAAAGCCACGCTGCGCTGCATCCCGTTCAACGAACCCGACGAGCCCGGCGCCTGCATCGTCACCGGCAAGCCATCCCAGAAACGCGTCATCTTCGCCAAGGCGTACTAG
- a CDS encoding HAD family phosphatase yields MRFDLIAIDLDSTLLSSEGKVTPRTRAAVDRAHRAGVEIVICTGRRFSSAMEVLGGVSFADHIVVNNGVVAKEVASGETVYSSFFTREAYRTVIGALKRLCPDTPALVMVDEYPAYEYCADVTDGRDAARGANAYHMEYIDWNPRMLRAVETLEVLPTERVIQCCIMHEGERLRAVEGPLAEATRGLAHVFTVRNTKYSGSSLEVLPEGASKWRALQFLAASYSIPPQRIMAIGDDLNDLAMIEGAGFGVAMANAVEPVRRIADWITADKDHDGVAEAIERCAFEG; encoded by the coding sequence ATGAGATTCGATCTGATCGCCATTGACCTTGATTCGACGCTGCTCTCGAGCGAGGGCAAGGTGACGCCGCGCACGCGCGCGGCAGTCGATCGAGCCCACCGTGCCGGCGTCGAGATCGTCATCTGCACCGGCCGGCGCTTCTCGTCGGCGATGGAGGTGCTGGGCGGCGTGTCGTTTGCCGACCACATCGTGGTCAACAACGGCGTGGTGGCCAAGGAGGTCGCGTCCGGCGAGACGGTCTACTCGAGCTTTTTCACGCGGGAGGCCTACCGCACGGTGATCGGCGCGCTCAAGCGTCTCTGTCCGGACACGCCTGCGCTCGTCATGGTCGACGAGTACCCGGCTTATGAGTACTGCGCGGACGTGACGGACGGGCGCGATGCCGCCCGCGGCGCCAACGCCTATCACATGGAGTACATTGACTGGAACCCGCGCATGCTGCGCGCCGTCGAGACGCTCGAGGTGTTGCCGACCGAGCGCGTCATCCAGTGCTGCATCATGCACGAGGGCGAGCGGCTGCGCGCCGTCGAGGGGCCGCTTGCCGAGGCGACGCGCGGGCTGGCGCACGTCTTCACTGTCCGCAACACCAAATACAGCGGCAGCTCGCTCGAAGTGCTCCCCGAGGGTGCGTCGAAGTGGCGGGCCTTGCAATTCCTGGCCGCTTCCTATAGCATCCCGCCCCAACGCATCATGGCAATCGGTGACGATCTGAACGACCTCGCCATGATCGAAGGCGCCGGGTTTGGGGTGGCGATGGCAAATGCCGTTGAGCCGGTGCGCCGGATCGCCGATTGGATTACAGCCGACAAGGACCACGACGGTGTGGCCGAGGCGATCGAGCGCTGCGCCTTTGAGGGATGA
- a CDS encoding phosphoribosylaminoimidazolesuccinocarboxamide synthase, with protein sequence MSAGIMTIEMPGITRFKSGKVREVFDLGDTLLFVATDRLSAFDCILPDPIPDKGKVLTQISLFWFDFLAGICENHVVTGDLDEYPEELAPYRKQLAGRSMIGIKADVVPIECVVRGYLAGSGWKEYRQSQSVCGIALPDGLKLGSELPEPIFTPATKAETGHDENITQERAAELVGEATAGELASMSLAIYTRARDYARERGIILCDTKFEFGERDGELILIDEVLTPDSSRFWPADQWEPGHIQPSFDKQYVRDYLETLDWDKTPPAPRLPRKVIDGTRARYVEAYERLTGKAFEG encoded by the coding sequence ATGAGCGCTGGAATCATGACGATCGAGATGCCGGGCATCACACGGTTCAAGAGCGGCAAGGTGCGCGAGGTGTTCGACTTGGGCGACACGCTGCTCTTTGTCGCGACCGACCGTCTGTCGGCCTTCGACTGCATTCTGCCCGACCCGATTCCCGATAAGGGCAAGGTGCTCACGCAGATCTCGTTGTTCTGGTTCGACTTCCTCGCCGGCATCTGCGAGAACCACGTTGTGACCGGCGACCTCGACGAGTATCCCGAGGAGCTCGCGCCCTACCGAAAACAGCTCGCCGGCCGATCGATGATCGGCATCAAGGCCGACGTCGTGCCGATCGAGTGCGTCGTGCGCGGCTACTTGGCCGGCAGCGGCTGGAAGGAGTACCGGCAATCGCAAAGCGTGTGCGGCATCGCGCTGCCCGACGGACTCAAGCTCGGCTCCGAGCTGCCCGAGCCGATCTTCACGCCTGCGACGAAGGCCGAGACCGGCCATGATGAGAACATCACGCAGGAACGGGCGGCCGAGCTCGTCGGCGAAGCGACGGCCGGCGAGCTCGCCTCGATGAGTCTGGCCATCTACACCAGGGCGCGCGACTACGCTCGCGAGCGCGGCATCATCCTGTGCGACACGAAGTTCGAGTTCGGCGAGCGCGACGGCGAGCTGATCCTCATCGACGAGGTGCTCACGCCAGACTCGTCGCGGTTCTGGCCCGCCGACCAGTGGGAGCCGGGGCACATCCAGCCGAGTTTCGACAAGCAGTACGTGCGCGACTACCTGGAGACACTCGATTGGGACAAGACGCCGCCCGCGCCGAGATTGCCGCGGAAGGTCATCGACGGGACGCGCGCCCGCTACGTCGAGGCCTATGAGCGCCTCACCGGCAAGGCGTTTGAGGGCTAG
- the recN gene encoding DNA repair protein RecN codes for MLRELKIRNVALVDELHVEFAPGFNALTGETGAGKSIIIGALEFVLGARADARSIRTGADRAVVDAAFELDVDGPIGAALRELGLECDDVLVLHRELTSNGRNRCHVNGSPVSVGMLGQIGDLLVDIHGQHDHQALLRAGTHLDVIDEYAGLGERRREIRAISEDLSVKRHERDDLAEGEREKAHQLDLHTFQVDEIQGAKLEPGEDEALRKERRILANAETLHRLLSTVYDALVADDGSAMTRLNEAARACEEAGRIDDATRAAFDELNDGIATIEDVASTVRARRDGIEFDPVRFEAIEERLALIAQLKRKYGNTIEEIVEFCTGCEEAIRRITHRDEELARLAIEIADLEKRLRDKATKLSVERKKAAKGLATAVERNLRELGMANGRFDVSFETKEPGPTGLDEVEFMISPNLGEEMKGLRQIASSGEISRTMLAVKSVLAASDCVPVLIFDEVDVNIGGETAAVVGDKLSALGGSHQVLCITHLAQVAGKATTHLAVYKAVDKRRTVTKINRLDDEARVAELARMLGGEKVSSETRTLARELLKR; via the coding sequence ATGTTGCGCGAGCTCAAGATCCGAAACGTGGCACTCGTCGACGAACTCCACGTCGAGTTCGCCCCCGGCTTCAACGCGCTTACGGGCGAGACGGGCGCGGGCAAGTCGATCATCATCGGTGCGCTCGAATTCGTGCTTGGTGCCCGGGCCGACGCGCGCTCGATCCGCACGGGGGCCGACCGCGCCGTTGTTGACGCGGCATTCGAGCTCGACGTCGATGGCCCGATCGGCGCAGCGCTTCGCGAGCTCGGCCTCGAGTGCGATGACGTGCTCGTCCTGCACCGCGAGCTAACCTCGAACGGGCGGAACAGGTGCCACGTCAACGGGAGCCCCGTCAGTGTCGGCATGCTCGGCCAGATCGGCGATCTCCTGGTCGATATTCACGGCCAGCACGACCATCAGGCGCTCCTGCGTGCGGGTACGCATCTCGACGTGATCGACGAGTACGCCGGGCTCGGGGAACGGCGCCGTGAGATCAGGGCCATCTCGGAGGACCTCTCTGTCAAACGCCACGAACGCGACGATCTGGCCGAGGGGGAGCGCGAGAAGGCCCACCAGCTCGATCTCCACACGTTCCAGGTCGACGAGATCCAGGGGGCGAAGCTCGAGCCGGGCGAGGACGAGGCATTGCGCAAAGAGCGGCGCATCCTCGCGAACGCCGAGACACTGCACCGGCTGCTTTCGACGGTCTACGACGCCCTGGTGGCCGACGACGGCTCGGCAATGACGCGCCTCAATGAAGCGGCGCGCGCCTGCGAGGAAGCCGGCCGCATCGACGATGCAACGAGGGCCGCCTTCGACGAGTTGAACGACGGCATCGCTACGATCGAGGACGTTGCGTCGACGGTACGCGCGCGGCGCGACGGGATCGAGTTCGATCCCGTGCGGTTCGAGGCGATCGAGGAGCGGCTTGCGCTCATTGCGCAGCTCAAGCGCAAGTACGGCAACACGATCGAGGAGATCGTCGAGTTCTGCACCGGGTGTGAGGAGGCTATACGCAGGATCACGCATCGGGACGAAGAGCTCGCGCGTCTGGCCATCGAGATTGCCGACCTCGAGAAGAGGCTTCGCGACAAGGCGACGAAGCTTTCGGTCGAACGCAAGAAGGCGGCGAAGGGCCTCGCGACGGCCGTCGAGCGCAACCTGCGCGAGCTTGGCATGGCGAACGGCCGCTTCGATGTGTCGTTCGAGACGAAAGAGCCGGGACCGACGGGCCTCGATGAGGTCGAGTTCATGATCTCGCCCAACCTCGGCGAGGAGATGAAGGGCCTGCGGCAGATCGCCTCGAGCGGAGAGATCTCGCGCACGATGCTCGCCGTCAAGAGTGTCCTCGCTGCGAGCGACTGCGTCCCCGTGCTCATCTTCGACGAGGTGGACGTGAACATCGGGGGCGAGACGGCCGCCGTTGTCGGCGACAAGCTGAGCGCGCTGGGCGGCTCACACCAGGTGCTGTGTATCACGCATCTGGCGCAGGTAGCGGGGAAGGCCACGACGCACCTCGCGGTGTATAAGGCGGTTGACAAGAGACGAACAGTGACGAAAATCAATCGGCTCGATGATGAGGCGCGTGTGGCTGAGCTGGCCCGCATGCTCGGGGGCGAGAAGGTCTCGAGCGAGACCCGCACGCTTGCCCGTGAGCTGTTGAAGCGGTAG
- the lepA gene encoding elongation factor 4: protein MDRSHIRNFCIIAHIDHGKSTLADRFLELTHTIAQREMQAQVLDNMDLERERGITIKAHPVRMVYPAADGATYELNLIDTPGHVDFTYEVSRSLAACEGALLVIDAAQGIEAQTIANLHLALERGLEIIPVINKIDLPSADVAGVLKQIEEIIAIPAEEALACSAKTGDGVAPILEAVVERIPPPRSDADEVLKALIFDCTFDAYRGAVSYVRVFSGRIARGTTMRMMSSGRTFPVSEVGVFRPAMTPIEALEPGDVGYIVAGIKEAVLVRIGDTITDEAHPAEAALPGFRDVRPMVFSGLYPIEASDYEQLKDALERLRLNDASFIYEPESSVALGFGFRCGFLGLLHLEIIFERIEREFGIATISTTPSVIYRILKTDGTLVEVDNPIHWPDPAVIGAVEEPYITASVIVPNEHIGAVMQLGLERRGECVATESLDSRRVLLTFEFPLSEIIVDYYDKLKSVTRGYGSLDWELLEYRPGDMVRVDILLNGDPVDAFSMIVHRDRADFRSRAICKKLREVIPRQQFRVAIQAAIGARIIARETVSAVRKDVTAKCYGGDITRKRKLLEKQKAGKKRMKQIGMVSLPQSAFVEVLKATD, encoded by the coding sequence ATGGACCGATCGCATATCCGGAACTTCTGCATCATCGCCCACATCGACCACGGCAAGTCCACGCTCGCCGATCGGTTCCTGGAGCTGACGCACACGATCGCCCAGCGCGAGATGCAGGCGCAGGTGCTCGACAACATGGACCTCGAGCGCGAGCGCGGCATCACGATCAAGGCGCACCCCGTGCGCATGGTGTACCCGGCGGCCGATGGGGCGACCTACGAGCTCAACCTCATTGATACGCCGGGCCACGTCGATTTCACCTACGAGGTCTCGCGCAGCCTCGCGGCGTGCGAGGGCGCGCTGCTTGTCATCGACGCGGCGCAGGGCATCGAAGCGCAGACGATCGCCAACCTCCACCTCGCGCTCGAACGCGGGCTCGAGATTATCCCCGTGATCAACAAGATCGACCTGCCGTCGGCGGACGTGGCAGGTGTGCTCAAGCAGATCGAGGAGATCATCGCCATCCCCGCCGAAGAGGCACTCGCGTGCAGCGCCAAGACAGGCGACGGCGTGGCGCCCATCCTCGAGGCTGTCGTCGAACGCATCCCGCCACCGCGGTCGGATGCGGACGAGGTGCTGAAGGCGCTCATCTTCGACTGTACGTTCGACGCTTATCGTGGCGCGGTGAGCTACGTGCGCGTGTTCTCGGGCCGGATCGCGCGGGGCACGACGATGCGCATGATGAGCAGCGGCCGGACCTTCCCCGTCTCCGAGGTCGGCGTGTTCCGGCCCGCGATGACGCCCATCGAGGCGCTCGAGCCGGGCGATGTCGGCTACATTGTCGCCGGGATCAAGGAAGCGGTCCTTGTACGCATCGGCGACACGATCACGGACGAGGCGCATCCCGCCGAGGCGGCGTTGCCCGGTTTCCGCGACGTGCGGCCGATGGTGTTCAGCGGCCTCTATCCGATCGAGGCGAGCGATTACGAGCAGCTCAAGGACGCGCTCGAACGGTTGCGGCTGAACGACGCCTCGTTCATCTACGAGCCGGAGAGCTCGGTAGCCCTTGGCTTCGGGTTCCGGTGCGGATTCCTCGGCCTGCTCCATCTGGAGATCATCTTCGAGCGCATCGAACGCGAGTTCGGCATCGCGACGATTTCGACGACACCGAGTGTCATCTACCGCATCCTCAAGACCGACGGCACGCTCGTCGAGGTCGACAACCCGATCCATTGGCCGGACCCGGCGGTGATCGGCGCGGTCGAGGAACCGTACATCACCGCGTCGGTCATCGTCCCCAACGAGCACATCGGGGCCGTAATGCAGCTCGGCCTGGAGCGGCGCGGCGAGTGTGTCGCCACGGAGTCGCTCGACTCGCGGCGCGTCCTGCTCACGTTCGAGTTCCCGCTGAGCGAGATCATCGTCGACTACTACGACAAGCTCAAGTCGGTCACGCGCGGCTACGGCTCGCTCGACTGGGAACTGCTCGAATACCGGCCGGGCGACATGGTTCGCGTCGACATCCTGCTCAACGGCGATCCCGTCGACGCGTTCTCGATGATCGTGCATCGCGATCGCGCCGACTTCCGCAGCCGCGCGATCTGCAAGAAGCTCCGCGAGGTCATCCCGCGTCAGCAGTTCCGCGTGGCGATTCAGGCGGCCATCGGCGCACGCATCATCGCGCGTGAGACGGTAAGCGCCGTGCGCAAGGACGTCACTGCCAAGTGCTACGGCGGCGACATTACGCGCAAGCGCAAACTTCTGGAGAAGCAGAAGGCCGGCAAGAAGCGCATGAAGCAGATCGGCATGGTCAGCCTTCCGCAGTCGGCGTTTGTGGAAGTGCTCAAGGCGACGGACTGA